Proteins encoded in a region of the Streptomyces sp. NBC_01298 genome:
- a CDS encoding chitinase: MRSALSLLTAAALAAAGLLAAGQPAAAADADLIRNGGFEAGLDGWSCSAGSGAAVSTPVHGGTSALKSTPAGQDNARCSQTVTVKPDSAYTLSAWVQGAYVYLGATGTGTTDPQTWTQSPGAWKQLSTSFRTGPSTTSVTVYTQGWYGQPSQFTDDVTLVGPDPGGSGPGPQIPAAPTGLAGSASSSTTVGLSWAAATGATSYKVYRDGANPTTVGGTSATVTGLTASTTYSFQVSAVNAAGESAKSAAVPVTTPNGGGNPGNPGLPAHALVGYLHASFANGSGYVRMADVPASWDVINLAFGEPTSVTSGDIRFQLCPVSECPNVESAADFKAAIKAKQAAGKKVLISIGGQNGQVQLGTTAARDTFVSSVSKIIDEYGLNGLDIDFEGHSLSLATGDTDFRAPTTPVIVNLISAVKTLKAKYGPDFILTMAPETFFVQLGYQYYGSGPWGGQDPRAGAYLPVIHGLRDDLTLLHVQDYNSGSIMGLDNQYHSMGGADFHIAMTDMLLTGFPVAGNTARVFPPLRADQVAIGLPATTNAGNGHTSPAEVNKALDCLTKKTNCGAYQTHGTWPALRGLMTWSINWDRFGSWEFSKNFDAYFGG; encoded by the coding sequence ATACGCTCCGCGCTGTCCCTCCTTACCGCCGCCGCCCTCGCGGCGGCCGGCCTCCTCGCCGCCGGTCAGCCGGCCGCCGCGGCCGACGCCGACCTCATCCGCAACGGCGGCTTCGAAGCCGGCCTGGACGGCTGGAGCTGCTCGGCCGGCAGCGGAGCCGCCGTCAGCACCCCGGTGCACGGCGGCACTTCCGCCCTCAAGAGCACCCCGGCCGGGCAGGACAACGCCCGCTGCTCCCAGACCGTCACCGTCAAGCCCGACTCCGCGTACACGCTGAGCGCCTGGGTGCAGGGGGCGTACGTCTACCTCGGCGCCACCGGAACCGGGACCACGGACCCGCAGACCTGGACCCAGAGCCCCGGCGCCTGGAAGCAGCTGAGCACGAGCTTCCGTACCGGCCCGAGCACCACCTCGGTGACCGTGTACACGCAGGGCTGGTACGGCCAGCCGTCGCAGTTCACCGACGACGTGACCCTCGTCGGCCCGGACCCCGGCGGCTCCGGACCCGGCCCCCAGATCCCGGCCGCCCCCACCGGGCTCGCCGGGTCCGCCTCCTCCTCCACCACGGTCGGCCTCTCCTGGGCGGCCGCGACCGGGGCCACCTCGTACAAGGTCTACCGGGACGGCGCGAACCCGACCACCGTCGGCGGCACGTCGGCGACGGTCACCGGCCTCACCGCCTCCACGACGTACTCCTTCCAGGTCAGCGCCGTGAACGCGGCCGGCGAATCCGCCAAGAGCGCCGCGGTCCCGGTGACCACGCCGAACGGCGGCGGCAACCCGGGCAACCCCGGCCTGCCCGCGCACGCCCTGGTCGGCTACCTGCACGCCAGCTTCGCCAACGGCTCCGGCTACGTCCGGATGGCCGACGTACCCGCCTCCTGGGACGTCATCAACCTGGCCTTCGGCGAGCCCACCTCGGTGACCTCGGGCGACATCCGCTTCCAGCTCTGCCCGGTCAGCGAATGCCCGAACGTCGAATCGGCCGCGGACTTCAAGGCGGCCATCAAGGCCAAGCAGGCCGCGGGCAAGAAGGTCCTGATCTCGATCGGCGGCCAGAACGGCCAGGTCCAGCTGGGCACCACGGCGGCCCGCGACACCTTCGTCTCCTCCGTCAGCAAGATCATCGACGAGTACGGGCTCAACGGCCTCGACATCGACTTCGAGGGCCACTCCCTCTCCCTGGCCACCGGCGACACCGACTTCCGCGCCCCCACCACCCCGGTGATCGTCAACCTGATCTCCGCCGTGAAGACCCTGAAGGCCAAGTACGGCCCGGACTTCATCCTGACGATGGCCCCCGAGACCTTCTTCGTCCAGCTCGGTTACCAGTACTACGGATCCGGCCCCTGGGGCGGCCAGGACCCGCGCGCCGGCGCCTACCTCCCGGTCATCCACGGCCTGCGCGACGACCTGACCCTGCTCCACGTCCAGGACTACAACTCGGGCTCGATCATGGGCCTCGACAACCAGTACCACTCCATGGGCGGAGCCGACTTCCACATCGCCATGACGGACATGCTGCTCACGGGCTTCCCCGTGGCCGGCAACACCGCCCGCGTCTTCCCGCCGCTGCGCGCGGACCAGGTCGCCATCGGCCTGCCGGCCACGACCAACGCGGGCAACGGCCACACCTCCCCGGCGGAGGTCAACAAGGCGCTGGACTGCCTGACCAAGAAGACGAACTGTGGCGCGTACCAGACCCACGGCACCTGGCCCGCCCTGCGCGGCCTGATGACCTGGTCGATCAACTGGGACCGCTTCGGCAGCTGGGAGTTCTCGAAGAACTTCGACGCCTACTTCGGCGGCTGA
- a CDS encoding phosphatase PAP2 family protein has translation MSETPRSREIGGDTSTGLPQRRTGHAFAHTLHRSDGRTPQTPRGARHPDPGGRPGTTPPVPGRPATLLSAGSAVSALCAALFALTTWQVLVSGPLLVPDAALSRSLVRTVPDAVTQRLSDLGNVPVAVPVLLLAVVHAARRGNRRAAAAAALAMALVPALIVPLKEWTGRPGPLEPWASGYYPSGHTATACVAYTGAALLVRPYTRGRWPLPLAAALTALTATGLILRGYHWPLDVLASLLMCTPLLLVVRSAAGRGRTAGPGRARPGPAASDDHSADGQPADGQPADGQPADGQPPK, from the coding sequence ATGAGTGAGACACCCCGCTCCCGGGAAATCGGGGGCGACACCAGTACCGGGCTTCCCCAGCGCCGCACTGGGCATGCGTTCGCGCACACTCTTCACCGATCGGACGGCCGCACGCCCCAAACCCCCCGGGGCGCCCGGCATCCCGATCCGGGCGGCCGCCCCGGAACCACCCCCCCTGTTCCGGGGCGGCCGGCCACTCTCCTCTCGGCGGGTTCCGCCGTCTCCGCGCTCTGCGCGGCGCTCTTCGCCCTGACCACCTGGCAGGTCCTCGTGTCCGGGCCCCTGCTGGTCCCGGACGCCGCCCTCAGCCGCTCGCTGGTGCGCACGGTCCCCGACGCGGTCACCCAGCGCCTCTCCGATCTCGGCAACGTCCCGGTAGCAGTCCCCGTCCTGCTCCTCGCCGTCGTCCACGCCGCCCGGCGCGGCAACCGGCGCGCCGCGGCGGCCGCGGCCCTGGCCATGGCCCTGGTGCCGGCCCTGATCGTCCCGCTGAAGGAGTGGACCGGCCGTCCGGGCCCCCTGGAGCCCTGGGCCTCCGGCTACTACCCCTCGGGCCACACGGCCACCGCTTGCGTGGCGTACACGGGCGCGGCCCTGCTCGTGCGCCCGTACACCCGGGGCCGCTGGCCCCTCCCCCTCGCGGCGGCCCTCACCGCCCTGACGGCGACGGGGCTGATCCTGCGCGGCTACCACTGGCCCCTGGACGTCCTGGCCAGCCTCCTGATGTGCACGCCGCTGCTGCTCGTGGTGCGGAGCGCGGCGGGGCGGGGACGCACGGCAGGGCCGGGGCGTGCGCGCCCCGGCCCTGCCGCGTCCGACGACCACTCGGCCGACGGCCAGCCGGCGGACGGTCAGCCGGCGGACGGTCAGCCGGCCGACGGTCAGCCGCCGAAGTAG
- a CDS encoding aldehyde dehydrogenase family protein, with translation MTSTHAFWLAGRQATGDDSFDVHSPWDGRLVGTVSVPTDAQVEEAVAAAYAVTAEFSATPAHVRAEALAHVARRLAERTEEIALLISAENGKPIKWARGEVGRAVSVFRFASEEARRFNGGEAQRLDTDAGGVGRLALTRRFVKGPVLGIAPFNFPLNLCAHKVAPAIAVGAPIILKPAPATPLSGLILGELLAETDLPAGSWSVLPVANDKMPELVKDERLPVISFTGSDKVGYAIQQAVPHKHCTLELGGNAAAVVLEDWSSEADLDWAATRIATFSNYQAGQSCIGVQRVIADATVYDRLVEKVVAKVREQVTGDPNDSATDVGPLVSEDAAKRVESWVDEAVAAGAKLLTGGKREGASYEPTVVAEVPAGVTLATEEVFGPVLTLRRVENTDEAFAAVNDSKFGLQAGVFTRNIQTAFRAHRELEVGGVIVGDVPSYRADQMPYGGVKQSGVGREGVRYAMDDYTYERVLVLSGLDI, from the coding sequence ATGACTTCCACCCACGCCTTCTGGCTCGCCGGCCGCCAGGCCACGGGCGACGACAGCTTCGACGTCCACTCCCCGTGGGACGGCCGCCTCGTCGGTACCGTCAGCGTCCCGACCGACGCCCAGGTCGAAGAGGCCGTCGCCGCCGCGTACGCCGTGACCGCGGAGTTCTCCGCCACCCCGGCCCACGTACGCGCCGAGGCCCTGGCCCACGTCGCCCGCCGGCTCGCCGAGCGCACCGAGGAGATCGCGCTGCTGATCTCCGCCGAGAACGGCAAGCCGATCAAGTGGGCCCGCGGTGAGGTCGGCCGTGCGGTGTCCGTGTTCCGCTTCGCCTCCGAAGAGGCCCGCCGCTTCAACGGCGGAGAGGCCCAGCGCCTGGACACCGACGCCGGCGGCGTCGGCCGCCTCGCCCTGACCCGCCGATTCGTCAAGGGTCCGGTCCTGGGCATCGCGCCCTTCAACTTCCCGCTGAACCTGTGCGCCCACAAGGTGGCCCCCGCCATCGCCGTCGGCGCGCCGATCATCCTGAAGCCGGCCCCGGCCACCCCGCTCTCCGGTCTGATCCTCGGCGAGCTGCTCGCCGAGACCGACCTGCCGGCCGGTTCCTGGTCCGTGCTCCCCGTCGCCAACGACAAGATGCCGGAGCTGGTCAAGGACGAGCGCCTGCCCGTCATCTCCTTCACCGGTTCGGACAAGGTCGGCTACGCCATCCAGCAGGCCGTGCCCCACAAGCACTGCACCCTGGAGCTCGGCGGCAACGCCGCGGCCGTGGTCCTGGAGGACTGGTCCTCGGAGGCCGACCTCGACTGGGCCGCGACGCGCATCGCCACCTTCTCGAACTACCAGGCCGGCCAGTCCTGCATCGGCGTGCAGCGCGTGATCGCCGACGCGACGGTCTACGACCGCCTCGTCGAGAAGGTCGTCGCGAAGGTCCGCGAGCAGGTCACCGGCGACCCGAACGACTCCGCCACCGACGTCGGCCCCCTCGTCTCCGAGGACGCCGCCAAGCGGGTCGAGTCCTGGGTCGACGAGGCCGTCGCCGCCGGAGCCAAGCTGCTCACGGGCGGCAAGCGCGAGGGTGCCTCCTACGAGCCCACCGTCGTCGCCGAGGTGCCCGCGGGCGTCACCCTCGCCACCGAGGAGGTCTTCGGACCGGTCCTCACCCTGCGCCGGGTCGAGAACACCGACGAGGCCTTCGCCGCCGTCAACGACTCGAAGTTCGGTCTGCAGGCCGGCGTCTTCACGCGGAACATCCAGACCGCGTTCCGCGCCCACCGCGAGCTGGAGGTCGGCGGCGTGATCGTCGGCGACGTCCCGTCCTACCGCGCCGACCAGATGCCGTACGGCGGCGTCAAGCAGTCCGGCGTGGGCCGCGAGGGCGTGCGCTACGCGATGGACGACTACACCTACGAGCGGGTCCTGGTCCTCAGCGGCCTCGACATCTGA
- a CDS encoding PucR family transcriptional regulator, whose product MPLTLASLVQHSALKLSVRAGEGRLDTPVRWAHVSELADPVPYMEGGELLLITAMKLDAEDPEEMRRYVRRLAAAGVVGIGFAIGVNYDAVPEALVEAATAEDLPLLEVPRRTPFLAISKAVSAALAADQYRAVTAGFEAQRELTRAALSADGPADLLTKLAAHVHGWAALYDTSGAVVAAAPDWAARRAARLTPDVERLRERPAPASAVVGGSEDRVELQSLGTGRRARGALAVGTGAPLGTAERYAVHSAVALLTLTTERSRSLHDAESRLGAAVLRMLLAGQADHAQAVAGDLYGALLDAPFRILVAEPALAGTAQPEGLAMLADAVESAAARTGETLLVVPEPGRLVVLAADGGSAVQACVEHAEALESRRGRETGEPEPDELVLGLSAPAAASGVAAAFKQADQALAVARRRGRPMVEHEDLAAGSVLPLLADDAVRAFADGTLRALREHDEKGRGDLVASLQAWLSRHGQWDAAAADLGVHRHTLRYRMRRVEEILGRSLDDPDVRMELWLALKATAPS is encoded by the coding sequence ATGCCGCTCACCCTCGCCTCGCTCGTCCAGCACTCGGCGCTCAAGCTCAGCGTCCGGGCCGGGGAGGGCCGCCTCGACACCCCGGTGCGCTGGGCCCACGTCAGTGAGCTCGCCGACCCCGTCCCCTACATGGAGGGCGGGGAGCTCCTCCTCATCACCGCGATGAAACTGGACGCGGAGGACCCCGAGGAGATGCGGCGCTACGTGCGCAGGCTCGCGGCCGCCGGGGTCGTCGGCATCGGCTTCGCCATCGGGGTGAACTACGACGCCGTGCCCGAGGCGCTCGTGGAAGCCGCCACCGCCGAGGACCTGCCGCTGCTGGAGGTGCCCCGGCGCACCCCGTTCCTCGCCATCAGCAAGGCCGTCTCCGCCGCCCTCGCCGCCGACCAGTACCGGGCGGTGACCGCCGGCTTCGAGGCGCAGCGCGAGCTGACCCGGGCCGCGCTGTCCGCCGACGGGCCCGCCGACCTGCTGACGAAGCTGGCCGCGCACGTGCACGGCTGGGCCGCCCTGTACGACACCTCGGGCGCCGTCGTCGCGGCCGCGCCCGACTGGGCCGCGCGCCGGGCGGCCCGCCTCACCCCCGACGTGGAACGGCTGCGGGAGCGGCCGGCGCCGGCCAGCGCCGTGGTCGGCGGCTCCGAGGACCGGGTGGAACTCCAGTCGCTCGGTACCGGCCGCCGGGCGCGCGGAGCCCTGGCCGTCGGCACCGGCGCCCCGCTCGGCACGGCGGAGCGGTACGCCGTCCACTCCGCGGTGGCCCTGCTGACCCTCACCACCGAACGCTCCCGCTCCCTGCACGACGCCGAGTCCCGGCTCGGCGCCGCGGTGCTGCGCATGCTGCTCGCCGGTCAGGCGGACCACGCCCAGGCCGTGGCCGGGGACCTGTACGGGGCCCTGCTCGACGCGCCGTTCCGGATCCTCGTGGCGGAACCGGCCCTGGCCGGCACCGCCCAGCCGGAGGGCCTGGCGATGCTCGCCGACGCCGTGGAATCGGCGGCCGCGCGCACGGGGGAGACCCTGTTGGTGGTTCCGGAGCCGGGCCGGCTCGTGGTCCTGGCGGCCGACGGGGGCTCGGCGGTGCAGGCGTGCGTGGAACACGCGGAGGCGCTGGAATCCCGCCGGGGCCGTGAGACGGGCGAACCGGAGCCGGACGAGCTGGTCCTCGGCCTGTCGGCCCCCGCGGCGGCCTCCGGCGTGGCGGCCGCCTTCAAGCAGGCCGACCAGGCCCTGGCCGTGGCCCGGCGGCGCGGCCGCCCGATGGTCGAGCACGAGGACCTCGCGGCGGGCTCGGTCCTCCCGCTCCTGGCCGACGACGCGGTACGGGCCTTCGCGGACGGCACCCTGCGGGCGCTGCGCGAGCACGACGAGAAGGGCCGCGGCGATCTGGTGGCCTCCCTCCAGGCCTGGCTCTCCCGCCACGGCCAGTGGGACGCGGCGGCGGCCGACCTCGGCGTCCACCGCCACACCCTGCGCTACCGCATGCGGCGGGTGGAGGAGATCCTCGGCCGCTCCCTGGACGACCCGGACGTCCGCATGGAGCTGTGGCTCGCCCTGAAGGCGACCGCGCCTTCCTGA
- the gabT gene encoding 4-aminobutyrate--2-oxoglutarate transaminase, with protein sequence MTAVPQERRIVTAIPGPKSQELQARRLSTVAGGVGSVLPVFTARAGGGIIEDVDGNRMIDFGSGIAVTSVGASAEAVVRRAAAQLADFTHTCFMVTPYEGYVEVCEALAELTPGDHAKKSALFNSGAEAVENAVKIARSYTKRQAVVVFDHGYHGRTNLTMALTSKNMPYKQGFGPFAPEVYRVPVAYGYRWPTGAENCGPEAAAQAIDNIVKQIGAENVAAIIIEPVLGEGGFIEPAKGFLPAIVKFANDNGIVFVADEIQSGFCRTGQWFACEDEGIVPDLITTAKGIAGGLPLAAVTGRAEMMDSVHGGGLGGTYGGNPVACAGALGSIETMKELDLNAAAKKIESVMKARLTAIQEKYDIVGDIRGRGAMIAIELVKDPKSKTPNPEAAGALAKACHAEGVLVLTCGTYGNVLRFLPPLVIGEDLLNEGLDVIEAAFATL encoded by the coding sequence ATGACCGCTGTTCCGCAGGAGCGCCGCATCGTCACCGCGATCCCCGGCCCCAAGTCGCAGGAGCTGCAGGCCCGCCGTCTGTCGACGGTGGCCGGCGGCGTGGGCTCCGTGCTTCCCGTCTTCACCGCCCGCGCGGGCGGCGGCATCATCGAGGACGTCGACGGCAACCGCATGATCGACTTCGGTTCCGGCATCGCCGTGACCTCGGTCGGCGCCTCCGCCGAGGCCGTCGTGCGCCGCGCCGCCGCGCAGCTCGCCGACTTCACCCACACCTGTTTCATGGTGACCCCCTACGAGGGCTACGTGGAGGTCTGCGAGGCCCTCGCCGAGCTCACCCCGGGTGACCACGCGAAGAAGTCGGCCCTGTTCAACTCCGGCGCCGAGGCCGTCGAGAACGCCGTCAAGATCGCCCGTTCGTACACCAAGCGCCAGGCCGTCGTCGTCTTCGACCACGGCTACCACGGCCGTACGAACCTCACGATGGCGCTGACCTCGAAGAACATGCCGTACAAGCAGGGCTTCGGCCCGTTCGCCCCCGAGGTCTACCGCGTCCCGGTCGCCTACGGCTACCGCTGGCCGACCGGCGCCGAGAACTGCGGCCCCGAGGCCGCCGCCCAGGCGATCGACAACATCGTCAAGCAGATCGGCGCCGAGAACGTCGCCGCGATCATCATCGAGCCGGTCCTCGGCGAGGGCGGCTTCATCGAGCCGGCCAAGGGCTTCCTCCCGGCGATCGTGAAGTTCGCCAACGACAACGGCATCGTCTTCGTCGCCGACGAGATCCAGTCCGGCTTCTGCCGCACCGGCCAGTGGTTCGCGTGCGAGGACGAGGGCATCGTCCCCGACCTCATCACGACCGCCAAGGGCATCGCGGGCGGCCTGCCGCTCGCGGCCGTGACCGGCCGCGCCGAGATGATGGACTCCGTGCACGGCGGCGGCCTGGGCGGCACCTACGGCGGCAACCCGGTGGCCTGCGCCGGTGCGCTCGGCTCCATCGAGACCATGAAGGAGCTCGACCTCAACGCCGCGGCGAAGAAGATCGAGTCCGTCATGAAGGCCCGCCTGACGGCCATCCAGGAGAAGTACGACATCGTCGGCGACATCCGCGGCCGCGGCGCCATGATCGCGATCGAGCTCGTCAAGGACCCCAAGTCCAAGACCCCGAACCCGGAGGCGGCCGGCGCGCTCGCCAAGGCCTGCCACGCCGAGGGCGTGCTCGTCCTCACCTGCGGCACCTACGGCAACGTGCTCCGCTTCCTGCCGCCGCTGGTCATCGGCGAGGACCTGCTGAACGAGGGCCTGGACGTCATCGAGGCCGCGTTCGCGACCCTCTGA
- a CDS encoding ATP/GTP-binding protein, producing the protein MDTDGTHDGQRVRADHVPRPTRPGLVSPVQGLAPPRPAHAPSVGPGLTDWLSTPRPEAGPGIWRFGYRPREGREPEEATDRALLSGAVISFLACVLVWSLLSNNYIPYTDLPLKLFTPRDWWDLGGDPVDGRGTAGLQAYMLLVTCAVVVWFSRLGSWGPAFERLVAARGPQARVAGAVAGALFVLLLIGTNTLTVLGLVGDHLPYAEMSRGTRTVVTVLVYTVVTAPVLVFFARLARKPGPGHQARQAPSSPVPAAGAPSENLTWTEVRDAGMAEVADRLGAEVVAGRMNDVDFVRIRRAWETVRADPSRARAFAESVRDKGAGACVHPSGARELPVRAARHDLLARQVLLGTVQDGERNPYARRGSGIALDPGVLGTSLLAIGPSGAGKTSRLVRPVVESLALQALAGQAAVVVVASTGAALGPDEGYDVVVRVGDPDSVYDLDLYGGTTDADEAATLLAEGFVGDLPGVDVRRAATALAQLLGPFRAAYGRFPAVPELRELLDHVPVALAGLREALEAAGQHRMLRELDARERQQGAPADPGPALADRVALLDRPAFAGFFDTTGAGRPFSLRALEHPLRVRVDLPERGHADASRMLARLLLAQFNASAAARTDRTLFALLAFDDASHTLTPEAVRGIQRLRSANAGVLLTLRTLDDVPEALRTPLLGAVGCRMAFSGVTTWDGKRFAETWGTEWVETRDVTHRTVFADQPLTRAIHAFRKLVSGKAVTTDAVTVRQVERERWSASDLAHVVPPGHAVISLTSVRGERAAPLLVRLGGQD; encoded by the coding sequence ATGGACACCGACGGCACGCACGATGGGCAGAGGGTCCGTGCGGATCATGTACCCAGGCCGACTCGGCCGGGTCTGGTGTCTCCCGTGCAGGGCCTGGCGCCGCCGAGGCCTGCCCACGCGCCCAGCGTCGGACCGGGGCTCACGGACTGGCTGAGTACCCCTCGCCCGGAGGCGGGGCCGGGCATCTGGCGCTTCGGTTACCGGCCCCGTGAGGGACGGGAGCCGGAGGAGGCCACCGACCGGGCCCTGCTGAGCGGGGCGGTCATCTCATTCCTGGCGTGCGTGCTGGTCTGGTCGCTGCTGAGCAACAACTACATCCCGTACACGGACCTGCCGCTCAAGCTCTTCACCCCCCGGGACTGGTGGGACCTGGGTGGCGATCCGGTCGACGGACGGGGTACCGCCGGGTTGCAGGCCTACATGCTGCTGGTGACCTGCGCGGTGGTGGTGTGGTTCAGTCGGCTGGGCTCGTGGGGCCCGGCCTTCGAACGGCTGGTCGCGGCCCGTGGACCCCAGGCCAGGGTTGCGGGTGCGGTGGCCGGTGCACTGTTCGTGCTGCTCCTCATCGGAACGAACACGCTGACGGTCCTGGGTCTTGTGGGCGACCACCTGCCGTACGCGGAGATGAGCCGGGGAACGCGGACCGTGGTGACCGTCCTCGTCTACACCGTGGTCACGGCGCCCGTGCTCGTCTTCTTCGCCCGGCTGGCGCGCAAGCCGGGTCCGGGCCACCAAGCCAGGCAGGCCCCCTCGTCCCCAGTACCCGCAGCGGGGGCTCCTTCCGAGAACCTCACTTGGACCGAGGTGCGGGACGCCGGGATGGCGGAGGTGGCCGATCGGCTCGGGGCCGAGGTGGTGGCCGGGCGGATGAACGACGTGGACTTCGTGCGGATCCGGCGTGCCTGGGAGACCGTACGGGCCGATCCCTCGCGGGCGCGGGCCTTCGCCGAGTCCGTGCGGGACAAGGGCGCCGGCGCCTGCGTCCACCCGTCGGGGGCGCGCGAGCTGCCCGTCCGGGCGGCACGGCACGATCTGCTCGCCCGCCAGGTGCTGCTCGGCACCGTCCAGGACGGCGAGCGCAACCCGTACGCCCGCCGCGGCAGCGGCATCGCCCTCGACCCCGGAGTCCTCGGCACCTCGCTGCTCGCCATCGGCCCCTCGGGCGCGGGCAAGACCTCCCGCCTGGTCCGCCCCGTCGTGGAGTCACTGGCCCTGCAGGCCCTCGCCGGCCAGGCCGCCGTCGTCGTGGTCGCCTCCACCGGCGCCGCCCTCGGACCCGACGAGGGCTACGACGTCGTCGTCCGCGTCGGCGATCCCGACTCCGTCTACGACCTGGACCTCTACGGGGGCACGACCGACGCCGACGAGGCCGCCACGCTCCTCGCGGAGGGCTTCGTGGGAGACCTGCCGGGGGTCGATGTGCGCCGCGCCGCCACCGCCCTCGCTCAGCTCCTCGGACCGTTCCGGGCCGCGTACGGCCGTTTCCCCGCCGTGCCGGAGCTGCGGGAGCTCCTCGACCACGTGCCCGTCGCCCTCGCCGGCCTGCGCGAGGCCCTGGAGGCCGCCGGACAGCACCGGATGCTCCGCGAGCTCGACGCGCGCGAACGCCAGCAAGGGGCCCCCGCCGACCCCGGCCCGGCCCTCGCCGACCGGGTCGCGCTGCTGGACCGGCCCGCCTTCGCCGGGTTCTTCGACACCACCGGCGCCGGGCGGCCCTTCTCCCTGCGGGCCCTGGAGCACCCCCTGCGGGTCCGCGTGGACCTTCCCGAGCGCGGGCACGCCGACGCCTCCCGGATGCTGGCCCGGCTGCTGCTCGCCCAGTTCAACGCCTCCGCCGCAGCCCGTACCGACCGCACGCTCTTCGCGCTCCTCGCCTTCGACGACGCCTCCCACACGCTCACCCCGGAGGCGGTGCGCGGCATCCAGCGGCTCCGCTCGGCCAACGCGGGAGTCCTGCTCACGCTGCGCACCCTGGACGACGTACCGGAAGCCCTGCGCACCCCGCTGCTCGGGGCCGTGGGCTGCCGGATGGCCTTCTCCGGGGTCACCACCTGGGACGGCAAGCGGTTCGCCGAGACCTGGGGCACCGAATGGGTGGAGACCCGCGACGTCACCCACCGGACGGTCTTCGCCGACCAGCCGCTCACCCGGGCCATCCACGCCTTCCGGAAGCTGGTCTCCGGCAAGGCCGTCACCACCGACGCCGTGACCGTGCGCCAGGTGGAGCGGGAACGCTGGTCGGCCTCCGACCTGGCGCACGTGGTGCCCCCCGGCCACGCCGTGATCTCCCTGACCTCCGTCCGCGGCGAGCGGGCCGCCCCGCTGCTGGTGCGGCTCGGGGGACAGGACTGA